In Melospiza melodia melodia isolate bMelMel2 unplaced genomic scaffold, bMelMel2.pri scaffold_47, whole genome shotgun sequence, one genomic interval encodes:
- the LOC134413649 gene encoding olfactory receptor 14C36-like: MFFFLLNLALSDLGSICTTVPKAMHNSLWDTRDISCAGCAAQLFLSFFFISAEYFLLTVMCYDRYVSICKPLHYGTLLGSRACAHMAAAAWAIGFLNALMLMANTFSLPLCKGNALGHFFCEIPQILKLSCAKSYLRELRLLAVSACLFSGSFVFIVFSYVQIFRTVLRIPSEQGRHKAFSTCLPHLAVVSLFTTTAVFSHLKPPLIFSPSLDVTLSVLYSVVPPALNPLFYSLRNQELKAAVWKLMTG, encoded by the coding sequence atgttcttcttcctgctcaacctggccctcagcgacctgggctccatctgcaccactgtccccaaagccatgcacaattccctctgggacaccagggacatctcctgtgcagggtgtgctgcacagttatttctgagtttcttcttcatctcagcagagtatttcctcctgactgtcatgtgctacgaccgctatgtgtccatctgcaaacccctgcactacgggaccctcctgggcagcagagcttgtgcccacatggcagcagctgcctgggccattggctttctcaatgctctcatgctcatggccaatacattttccctccccctttgcaaggggaatgccctgggacatttcttctgtgaaatccctcagatcctcaagctctcctgtgccaaaTCATATCTTAGGGAACTTCGGCTTCtggctgttagtgcctgtttattttctggatcttttgtgttcattgttttctcctatgtgcagatcttcaggactgtgctgaggatcccatctgagcagggacggcacaaagccttttccacctgcctccctcacctggccgtggtctctctcttCACCACCACTGCAGTGTTTTCTCACTTGAAACCCCCTTTgatcttctccccatccctggatgtgaccctgtcagttctctattcagtggtgcctccagccctgaaccccctcttctacagcctgaggaaccaggagctcaaggctgcagtgtggaaactgatgactggatag